From a region of the Podospora pseudopauciseta strain CBS 411.78 chromosome 7 map unlocalized CBS411.78m_7, whole genome shotgun sequence genome:
- a CDS encoding uncharacterized protein (COG:S; EggNog:ENOG503P0UP), producing the protein MASSKEIQQTSRPLNRPSMTSSSSVPGGLTLSRQSHSRNHSHSIIGATLNGTHRVTRRKSMTNTGANVAAVAAAFTEPGDGPMPLQISVRRNTLSKNGLSRSVVAGSLPSPPASLPSRRFLAGTGMSNLQENAIDDELNDASGDDADSAFQKARVRRASDGQPLVKEGGRKSNRPELRCEKCGKGYKHSSCLTKHLWEHTPEWSYTSKLLISKHQQVQLLEAASVLVAMNKDSATTPPDSARDFNSEQGSASPPASGFSDPQDRSSADTTPPPQLDAVGAANGSYRNFSKRFSNGSGISRSYQSAPFGSSALGSVPNGSGFGHFRQLSQDQRPTSSGRNATGQADSELAAALLGCSFGSHNGSSRTVHLPADAPPVPPLPTKFLEEAMLGSSFMNSYPSRAPESFTRGELRRVDVKMEEAESVMDEDDEDMRSRGRSEEDDDGVFGRMEE; encoded by the exons GAAATTCAACAGACCTCTCGACCCCTGAACCGACCCTCCAtgacctcgtcgtcgtccgtCCCAGGGGGCCTCACCCTGAGCCGCCAATCCCACTCCCGAAACCACTCCCACTCCATCATCGGAGCCACCCTCAACGGCACCCACCGCGTTACCCGTCGCAAGAGCATGACAAACACGGGCGCTAATGTTGCAGCCGTAGCTGCTGCCTTTACGGAACCCGGCGACGGGCCCATGCCCCTCCAGATCTCGGTCCGCCGAAACACACTGTCCAAGAATGGCCTCTCCCGGTCCGTGGTAGCTGGCAGCCTGCCGTCTCCGCCAGCAAGCCTGCCCAGTCGCAGATTCCTGGCCGGGACAGGCATGAGCAACTTGCAGGAGAATGCGATCGACGACGAGCTCAATGACGCATCGGGGGATGACGCCGATTCGGCCTTCCAGAAAGCTCGCGTTAGAAGAGCAAGCGACGGACAGCCCCTGGTCAAGGAAGGTGGACGCAAGAGCAATCGCCCAGAGCTTCGCTGCGAGAAGTGCGGGAAGGGATACAAGCATAGCAGCTGCCTGACCAAGCATTT GTGGGAACATACCCCCGAATGGTCCTACACCTCCAAGCTCTTGATTTCGAAGCACCAGCAGGTGCAGCTGCTCGAGGCTGCTTCGGTACTCGTTGCTATGAACAAGGACTCAGCCACGACGCCCCCAGATTCGGCCCGGGACTTCAACAGCGAACAGGGTTCGGCGTCGCCCCCAGCAAGCGGCTTCTCGGATCCCCAGGACCGGAGCTCGGCCGATACCACCCCACCGCCGCAGCTGGACGCTGTCGGCGCTGCGAACGGGTCGTACAGAAACTTCAGCAAGAGGTTCAGCAACGGCAGTGGGATTTCCAGGTCATATCAGTCTGCGCCTTTTGGAAGTTCAGCTCTTGGCAGCGTTCCAAACGGATCCGGGTTTGGCCACTTTCGGCAGCTGAGTCAGGACCAAAGACCAACATCGTCTGGCAGAAATGCTACCGGTCAGGCCGACAGCgagcttgctgctgccctgCTGGGTTGCAGTTTCGGTAGCCACAACGGGTCTTCGCGGACGGTCCACCTTCCGGCCGACGCACCTCCCGTGCCGCCCCTCCCTACCAAGTTCCTCGAGGAGGCCATGTTGGGCAGCAGCTTCATGAACAGTTACCCCAGCAGGGCTCCTGAGAGTTTCACCCGAGGAGAGCTCCGCCGTGTAGACGTCAAGATGGAGGAAGCCGAGAGCGTCAtggacgaagacgacgaggacaTGCGCTCCCGCGGCCGAAgcgaagaggatgacgacggTGTATTCGGCCGAATGGAGGAATAA
- a CDS encoding uncharacterized protein (EggNog:ENOG503P1F5): protein MPRIKEAAADALTAVEKASDTVAHLATRVEVAAGDAVVAAPATIARSLPGDTARLTLGVGMSFGVEVVGRWVVRYLTKGEGVDGMLEDGRDDLVVVGWRILVLALGWLGDFDGWDLASLALLSHGPATFLVSVFYGIRWLTAGAYLGVEVVSTALPFLLLRHLSGDGGKESAATPNREIVTDKWIQLLTSLQAGLVYSVVLFLAGRTFLSDVFVLHFEGIPTVKPAVEPAAIFTGADGVATGVLGLLMGWAARRFIFAPVVTAPEGTVGDEENERFDPASASLEETVKWNLWGWRDKTKVSVVRTGAAVVATVVGTYLDTALGIRGVDQVGAGVYAGVWGLAVVLTGVALTYVGSI, encoded by the exons ATGCCCCGAATCAaagaggcggcggcggacgCCCTTACCGCAGTGGAAAAGGCGTCTGACACGGTTGCCCACCTGGCCACGCGCGTCGAGGTCGCTGCGGGGGATGCGGTCGTTGCTGCTCCTGCCACCATCGCCCGGTCGTTGCCCGGGGATACGGCGAGACTTACtctgggggtggggatgagtttcggggttgaggtggtggggaggtgggtggtcaGGTATTTGACcaagggagagggggttgatgggatgttggaggatgggagggatgatttggttgtggttgggtggaggat ACTCGTACTAGCACTGGGTTGGCTCGGTGACTTTGACGGTTGGGATTTGGCTTCGCTGGCTTTGCTTTCGCATGGTCCTGCG ACGTTTCTTGTCTCTGTCTTTTACGGCATTCGCTGGTTGACCGCCGGCGCCTATCTCGGTGTGGAGGTCGTATCAACTGCCTTGCCGTTCCTCCTTTTGCGTCATCTCTCCGGTGACGGGGGCAAGGAGAGTGCTGCCACACCGAACAGGGAGATCGTCACCGACAAGTGGATTCAGCTTCTTACTAGCCTTCAGGCGGGATTGGTCTACAGTGTTGTGCTCTTCCTGGCTGGCAGGACGTTCCTGTCGGATGTGTTTGTGCTCCACTTTGAGGGGATTCCTACTGTCAAGCCTGCCGTTGAGCCAGCGGCCATCTTTACCGGGGCGGATGGGGTCGCGAcgggggttttggggttgttgatggggtgggcTGCTAGGAGGTTCATCTTTGCGCCTGTGGTTACGGCTCCCGAGGGGACGGTCGGGGATGAGGAGAATGAGAGGTTTGATCCTGCGAGTGCGAGCTTGGAGGAGACGGTCAAGTGGAATTtgtgggggtggagggacaAGACGAAGGTTTCGGTTGTGAGGACGGGCGCGGCTGTGGTTGCTACGGTTGTGGGCACGTATTTGGATACGGCATTGGGGATTAGGGGCGTTGATCAGGTTGGGGCGGGGGTCTATGCTGGTGTTTGGGGATTGGCGGTTGTGTTGACGGGGGTGGCGTTGACGTATGTGGGGAGCATCTGA
- a CDS encoding uncharacterized protein (EggNog:ENOG503PFUU) yields MKEATSPSTESSISTPSSPASEATITHTSSPASSSTTVTAAPSPALTSTTLAPSPSTTVNIPSPSATEDIPTTTTTTMYEYESIMTFDQPMIMGYDPSGSSSSYTTPSSASGAVVKKKKSIKSETSIDLRGPLEVDGSVKSMASIKFDGDFAVRDRVEAYGDVGVHGTLNCSSRMKSMGNVKINGNATFGDKVKIFGKLKINGSLEVNGDLEVWGALTVNGYLKCRNLTVHASLTTVDSSWYEAESETVHGAKLVQRSGYVG; encoded by the exons ATGAAAGAAGCCACCTCTCCTTCGACAGAGAGTTCTATATCTACCCCATCGTCACCAGCATCTGAAGCAACAATTACACACACATCCTCACCGGcatcctcttcaacaacagtTACTGCTGCTCCTTCGCCAGCTTTGACATCAACAACTCTtgctccttcaccttcaacAACAGTCAACATTCCTTCCCCATCTGCAACGGAAGACATTccaactacaacaacaacaacaatgtaCGAGTACGAAAGTATCATGACCTTTGACCAGCCCATGATTATGGGCTACGACCCCTCTggctcttcctcgtcgtacaccaccccctcatctGCTTCTGGAGCCgtggtcaagaagaagaagagcatcAAGTCTGAGACTTCGATTGACCTCCGCGGCCCATTGGAAGTCGATGGCTCAGTCAAGTCAATGGCGAGCATCAAGTTTGACGGGGACTTTGCCGTCAGGGATAGAGTGGAGGCTTATGGGGATGTGGGTGTTCACGGCACACTCAATTGCAG CTCACGAATGAAGTCAATGGGCAATGTGAAAATCAACGGAAACGCCACATTCGGGGACAAGGTCAAAATCTTTGGGAAGCTGAAGATCAACGGGAGTCTGGAAGTCAATGGTGACTTGGAGGTGTGGGGGGCGTTGACGGTGAACGGATATCTGAAGTGCAGGAACTTGACGGTTCATGCCTCCCTCACAACGGTGGATAGCTCGTGGTATGAGGCGGAGAGCGAGACGGTTCATGGGGCGAAGTTGGTGCAGAGGAGTGGTTATGTTGGATGA
- a CDS encoding uncharacterized protein (EggNog:ENOG503Q4MZ), protein MAAPEAIQPVVDEAISPRQDAPPSIEQAMHESIKSIENITPLNPLDLRADPDAQATVSDFLDFTEYLPADMMRSLTLIGQLDQAYIDSSNNIDELTTQWGQLPGLPAGAKSKNTPVELRSHVSENLHHALNSRVYSHAEAQRMAENVNRHLNRAKTILAKLQAMQYNYQELEEQQKSPVANRSPQMSRVPKITLKIDGQKVRRPRVPRITVPGEVLAPYDINFDAYTTGSESSSEEEDDAVSSSRVTPAPRIKVVKGSTRPPKSSVPRAPRPRTSVPPPNVPGGLSTSAAMAQLVPPPENAVPGSADAPWCQLTAFELARLRKRMKKNAAWTPSDTMVARELAALGRGVDAFKAAKKKAEDEGRVFEGAMPVPTIDPHTGEKRMPLGALTVDALASDDKNITNRGMKLNEAKKLKREQLAKLAADEAEQSAAMLREQARMIMGGVPQPAAVADAKAIKSKAPKKRKRDSMPGTEAEGAEEQETAADGSQQAQRPQFKRTKTETPVPPPIITSGNSLGPPQETPVQLPQRTNAVLHSTTPIPLPNLSQDQSITAKPASVISATSPAGSNAGPSSVPTLAPIKLPTTETPIPPPVISPKKSVTPILPPVRETRQKQATRSQDQQQQSQPQQLPPGAVSGVASKATSRTASPELVAPKPDPDAAPTPAPAQPASTVVTRRPASRGKASSQEPALPHHPPSLAADRPRRTSTARNTPAPPDVAAALSSHTTATTSATAASTTAATAPTAAGNSTTRPASKRAGKRPAPGVISRTNSGGNSAVGTRKAAPRKKQSAAAGSRTAGGGNKKEKEVAATPVETHGGTAEVEVDDEGNVIDPEEPRYCLCNRVSFGTMIQCDNVDQCKQEWFHLECVGLEDIPARTTKWYCPDCRKALKIGERGEVSARGVRA, encoded by the exons ATGGCTGCTCCAGAGGCCATTCAACCCGTTGTCGACGAGGCCATCTCTCCGCGACAGGATGCGCCACCGTCCATCGAGCAGGCTATGCACGAGTCCATCAAGTCCATCGAAAATATCACGCCGCTCAATCCCCTCGACCTCCGAGCCGATCCCGATGCCCAGGCCACCGTTAGTGACTTCCTCGACTTTACCGAGTACCTCCCGGCCGATATGATGCGTTCTTTGACCCTGATTGGCCAACTCGACCAGGCCTACATCGATTCCTCGAACAACATCGACGAACTCACAACACAATGGGGCCAGCTCCCCGGCCTCCCGGCTGGTGCTAAGAGCAAGAATACACCGGTGGAGCTGCGCAGCCACGTGTCGGAAAACCTACACCATGCCCTCAACTCTCGCGTCTATTCCCATGCCGAAGCGCAACGGATGGCCGAGAATGTGAACCGTCATCTCAACCGTGCCAAGACCATTCTCGCAAAATTGCAGGCTATGCAGTATAACTACCAAGAGTTGGAGGAGCAACAAAAGAGCCCAGTGGCCAACAGATCGCCTCAGATGTCGAGAGTGCCAAAGATTACACTGAAAATAGACGGACAGAAAGTGCGCAGGCCGAGAGTGCCTAGGATCACAGTTCCTGGCGAGGTGTTGGCGCCATATGATATCAACTTTGACGCATACACCACGGGATCGGAGAGCAGTtcggaggaagaggatgacgcAGTATCTTCCAGCCGGGTCACTCCGGCTCCGCGTATCAAGGTCGTGAAAGGATCAACAAGGCCGCCCAAGTCGAGTGTTCCAAGGGCGCCAAGACCCAGGACATctgtcccccctcccaatgTGCCCGGTGGGCTATCCACCAGTGCTGCCATGGCACAGCTCGTCCCTCCACCCGAAAACGCAGTCCCAGGAAGCGCCGATGCTCCATGGTGTCAGCTCACTGCGTTTGAACTGGCAAGACTTCGTAAGAGAATGAAGAAGAACGCGGCTTGGACTCCAAGTGATACCATGGTTGCGCGAGAGCTAGCCGCGCTCGGACGAGGCGTCGATGCCTTCAAAGCTGCGAAGAAAAAGGCAGAGGacgaggggagggtgtttgaGGGGGCGATGCCGGTGCCGACGATCGACCCTCACACCGGCGAGAAAAGGATGCCGCTCGGGGCTTTGACTGTGGATGCTTTGGCGTCGGATGACAAGAATATCACAAACCGTGGCATGAAACTGAACGAGGCTAAGAAACTCAAGAGGGAGCAACTGGCCAAGCTGGCAGCGGACGAAGCCGAACAGTCGGCTGCCATGTTACGGGAACAGGCACGGATGATTATGGGGGGCGTACCTCAACCAGCTGCTGTCGCGGATGCCAAAGCAATCAAGAGCAAGGCTCCGAAGAAGCGGAAACGAGATTCGATGCCGGGAACTGAGGCCGAAGGTGCTGAAGAACAGGAGACCGCGGCGGATGGCAGTCAACAGGCTCAGAGGCCACAGTTTAAGAGAACCAAGACGGAGACGCCTGTACCGCCGCCAATAATAACCTCTGGGAATTCTTTGGGCCCGCCTCAGGAAACGCCGGTCCAGCTTCCCCAGAGGACAAATGCGGTCTTGCACTCTACAACGCCTATACCTTTACCAAACCTTTCTCAGGACCAGTCAATAACGGCCAAGCCGGCATCAGTAATATCAGCTACCTCACCCGCCGGTAGCAACGCCGGGCCTTCGAGCGTCCCGACATTGGCACCCATCAAACTGCCGACTACCGAGACACCTATACCACCGCCAGTGATTTCACCGAAGAAGTCAGTGACGCCCATCCTGCCTCCTGTGAGAGAGACCCGCCAGAAGCAGGCCACTCGGTCGCAagatcagcaacaacagtcacaaccacagcagcttCCACCAGGGGCCGTGTCAGGAGTCGCAAGCAAGGCCACGTCAAGGACAGCAAGCCCCGAGCTGGTTGCACCAAAGCCAGATCCCGACGCTGCTCCTacccctgcccctgcccaACCAGCATCAACAGTCGTAACCCGCCGCCCAGCTTCGAGAGGAAAAGCGTCAAGCCAAGAGCCAGCactacctcaccaccccccatctcTGGCAGCAGACCGTCCCCGCCGGACTAGCACCGCCCGAAAcacccctgcccctccaGATGTAGCCGCTGCCCTATCTTCTCACACAACCGCGACGACTTCTGCCACTGCTGCTAGCACCACTGCCGCCACTgctcccaccgccgccggcaactccaccaccagaccGGCCAGCAAACGAGCCGGCAAGCGCCCTGCTCCCGGCGTCATTAGCCGGACCAACAGCGGCGGTAACAGCGCCGTGGGTACGCGCAAGGCggcgccgaggaagaagcagagCGCCGCTGCCGGGTCAAGAACCGCTGGTGGCGGtaacaagaaggagaaagagGTGGCGGCGACGCCGGTGGAAACACACGGCGGGACGGcagaggtggaggtggacgaCGAAGGGAATGTGATTGATCCGGAGGAGCCGAGATATTGTCTGTGTAATCGGGTCAGCTTTGGGACGATGATTCAGTGTGATAATGTTGAT CAATGCAAGCAGGAGTGGTTTCACTTGGAGTGTGTCGGGTTGGAGGACATTCCGGCGAGGACGACGAAGTGGTATTGTCCGGATTGCAGGAAGGCGTTGAagattggggagaggggtgaGGTTAGTGCcaggggggtgagggcgtag
- a CDS encoding uncharacterized protein (COG:S; CAZy:CE5; EggNog:ENOG503NZ9I), whose amino-acid sequence MKLPCLPLHLHHHHHLLLLLLLLPLTLPSASSLPVTPQPGPCPLLHILSARETTAPPGFGSSITLTQLLLSTFNHSSPPTTHPTITAEAIDYPALGANTSEYAASVTTGTAAVIKRLSTFNALCPETILILHGFSQGGQIIDDALCGVPHDFTGRGKPDEDGGRVGRPLVRREVQRNIAAVVLMGSPRFTGGKRRGEKGTARVGGFAARPEGFSCPVFDDRMVSFCDEGDPFCSDGEDEEVHGGYGGVYGGEALGFVVERVLVG is encoded by the coding sequence ATGAAGCTCCCATGCCTacctcttcacctccaccaccaccatcacctcctcctcctcctcctcctcctccccctcaccctcccatcAGCCTCCTCACTCCCAGTCACACCACAACCCGGCCCctgccccctcctccacatcctctcCGCCCGTGAGACCACCGCCCCCCCAGGCTTCGGCTCCTCCATAACCCTTactcaactcctcctctcaaccttcaaccactcctcccccccaaccacccacccaaccatAACCGCCGAAGCAATAGACTACCCGGCCCTAGGCGCCAACACATCCGAATACGCCGCCTCAGTAACAACcggaacagcagcagtcatCAAACGGCTTTCTACATTCAACGCCCTGTGTCCAGAGACAATACTCATCCTCCATGGGTTCAGCCAGGGAGGGCAGATCATAGATGATGCGCTTTGCGGGGTGCCTCATGATTTTACTGGACGAGGAAAACctgatgaagatgggggaCGGGTTGGGAGGCCTTTGGTCAGGAGGGAGGTGCAGAGGAATAttgcggcggtggtgttgatggggagtCCGAGGTTTACtggtgggaaaaggaggggggagaaggggacggcgagggtgggAGGATTTGCTGCCCGACCGGAGGGGTTCAGCTGTCCGGTGTTTGATGATAGGATGGTGAGTTTttgtgatgagggggatCCGTTTTGTtcggatggggaggatgaggaggttcaTGGGGGGTATGGGGGAGTTTATGGGGGGGAGGCGTTGGGGTTTGTGGTTGAGAGGGTGCTGGTTGGGTGA
- the BNI4 gene encoding bud neck involved protein (COG:S; EggNog:ENOG503NVE2) produces the protein MAALVQGYPQQSGTVTMLQTRPASASGMLPVQSNAQYAQGGAHRNSIHGLPTGVASPVVYRGGSGSVQPYTYTGTPSLNPTTQWQQVRSHRTSSSPAVPTIQTLDYLQPGVARSRYAASNSMTNLPSTTSISLTGAGSRDDSALPSSGTRRAGAQASQMNGTSLSPPIAQAAPRVSPERYRRTALRSSDSAGSGLGKQPQETATAGRPGHTRSASDQKPVMLRTPQLHQMNRPNSYIGSVSGSAIDDMGFVRGQGQEEPRRTRRRSLPALDSAGFSTPLTPPELKQPELPSRPDRPASAKVAEKKNNNPNKAAKAGSNKAGDRNNSSATTDARLGSSDSRSSGRSAGSNNSRASSSSANRSAKASNPTGNPAPSSSSPSEQTGNSQDYPRLVNIPPRSSSSDAATPKRAVNSSPLSKAMGTETENGVSADAADSAIQEAVKPTTPRVESPAARQLAAINEKGGKPKNKTSRLRRAFSFGSAAEFRKAVHANSEAAENGPGKLQKEQSQEDAYETEQARIAQRQEEAGIGSNIYGGRLFSGSTDNLSISSTASSASIMIRKMGRGMKKGGRSLVGLFRPKSIIGVPAADARMPEAMEATVSMVNVEAERERVNVNADPRTQAGGGTGFPRLERNSIDAANVPTLEADPRSSTGTDSSAARKSIVGGEKERAEVLAAVRKGILKKDRNGSASPSPRGTEPPHAPNVTDSPTSSAPSTPNDEQQGHRRTAPVAIGSEDYFVSALRLRQDTKSAPGTPQGSLKRNATFSPRIITFETWPSGEYDRRGDIATCNRLTPMLAQQIKEELNTFKMEMEVHENSKIYTHFF, from the exons ATGGCCGCACTGGTACAAGGATATCCACAGCAATCTGGGACAGTCACAATGCTTCAGACCAGACCGGCCTCAGCCTCGGGCATGCTGCCAGTTCAGTCGAATGCGCAATATGCTCAGGGTGGAGCTCATAGAAATAGTATCCACGGTTTGCCCACAGGAGTGGCTTCTCCTGTGGTGTACCGTGGCGGCTCAGGGTCTGTCCAACCTTATACCTACACAGGCACACCCAGCCTTAATCCGACGACACAATGGCAACAGGTCAGGTCACACCGgacatcatcctcgccagCAGTGCCGACTATCCAGACGCTGGACTATCTACAGCCTGGTGTGGCCCGCTCCCGGTACGCGGCCAGCAACTCCATGACAAACTTGCCTAGTACGACATCCATCAGTTTGACGGGTGCCGGGTCTCGGGATGATTCAGCCCTGCCGTCATCAGGAACACGCAGAGCCGGTGCGCAGGCATCACAGATGAACGGAACATCGCTGTCGCCACCGATTGCACAGGCGGCGCCGCGGGTGTCACCGGAAAGATACAGGAGAACTGCGTTGCGGTCTTCTGACTCGGCGGGCTCGGGCCTAGGGAAACAGCCCCAGGAAACGGCAACCGCTGGGCGTCCAGGCCACACTCGGAGTGCATCGGATCAAAAGCCTGTGATGCTGCGGACTCCCCAGTTGCACCAGATGAACAGGCCAAACAGCTATATCGGCTCCGTATCTGGGTCGGCGATTGACGACATGGGGTTTGTCCGCGGTCAGGGACAAGAGGAACCCAGAAGAACTCGCAGACGCAGCTTGCCCGCATTGGATTCTGCCGGTTTTTCCACGCCCTTGACCCCGCCCGAGCTTAAGCAGCCGGAACTACCAAGCCGTCCAGATCGACCAGCATCGGCCAAGGTGGCCgaaaagaagaacaacaaccccaacaaagCTGCCAAAGCTGGAAGCAACAAGGCCGGCGACAGAAACAACAGCAGCGCTACTACTGATGCCCGTCTTGGCAGCTCGGACAGCCGGTCCTCTGGCCGCAGCGCTGGAAGCAACAATTCCAGAGCTTCCTCTTCT TCGGCCAACCGCAGCGCGAAGGCTTCCAACCCCACCGGAAACCCCGCcccgtcttcctcctcgccttctgaGCAGACGGGCAACAGCCAAGATTATCCCCGGCTGGTCAACATTCCCCCACGAAGTTCATCGTCCGATGCTGCAACTCCGAAGCGTGCCGTCAATTCGTCTCCCCTTTCCAAGGCAATGGGCACGGAGACTGAGAATGGCGTTTCGGCCGATGCCGCCGACAGCGCGATTCAGGAGGCCGTGAAGCCGACCACGCCTCGCGTTGAGAGTCCGGCCGCCAGGCAGCTGGCTGCCATCAACGAGAAGGGAGGGAAGCCAAAGAACAAGACATCGAGACTTAGGAGAGCCTTCTCCTTTGGCAGCGCGGCAGAGTTCCGGAAAGCGGTACATGCTAACAGCGAAGCCGCCGAGAATGGGCCAGGCAAGCTCCAGAAGGAGCAGAGCCAGGAGGATGCGTACGAGACGGAACAAGCCCGCATCGCCCAGCGACAAGAAGAGGCTGGCATCGGCAGCAACATCTACGGCGGCAGACTCTTCTCGGGATCGACCGATAACCTATCAATCTCATCAACGGCATCCTCGGCTTCGATTATGATTCGGAAGATGGGTCGTGGAATGAAGAAGGGCGGTCGTTCCCTTGTCGGCCTTTTCCGGCCTAAGTCCATCATTGGTGTGCCGGCCGCCGATGCCAGGATGCCCGAGGCCATGGAAGCTACCGTCTCCATGGTCAATGTCGAGGCCGAGCGCGAGCGTGTCAATGTGAACGCCGACCCTCGAACGCAAGCCGGTGGCGGTACCGGCTTCCCCCGTCTCGAGCGAAATTCCATCGACGCCGCCAATGTACCCACACTCGAAGCGGACCCACGATCTAGCACAGGCACAGACAGCTCGGCAGCCAGAAAGAGCATTGTTGGCGGTGAGAAGGAACGTGCCGAGGTCTTGGCTGCTGTCCGAAAGGGCATCTTGAAGA AAGACCGCAATGGCTCCGCCAGCCCATCTCCACGCGGTACAGAACCGCCTCATGCTCCTAACGTCACCGATTCCCCTACCTCCAGCGCTCCCAGCACCCCCAATGATGAGCAGCAAGGACACAGACGGACTGCGCCTGTCGCCATTGGCAGTGAGGATTACTTTGTTTCGGCCCTCCGTCTCCGCCAGGACACCAAGAGCGCGCCCGGAACCCCTCAGGGCAGCCTGAAGCGCAACGCCACCTTCAGCCCCCGCATCATCACCTTTGAGACATGGCCGAGCGGCGAGTACGATCGCCGTGGTGACATCGCGACGTGCAACCGCCTGACGCCAATGCTTGCTCAGCAGATCAAGGAAGAGCTGAACACATTCAAGATG gagatggaggttcACGAAAACTCCAAGATTTACACGCATTTCTTCTAA